In Methanothermus fervidus DSM 2088, a single genomic region encodes these proteins:
- a CDS encoding Ribonucleoprotein complex SRP, Srp19 component (COGs: COG1400 Signal recognition particle 19 kDa protein~InterPro IPR002778~KEGG: hbu:Hbut_0106 signal recognition particle protein SRP19~PFAM: Ribonucleoprotein complex SRP, Srp19 component~SPTR: A2BJ20 Signal recognition particle 19 kDa protein~PFAM: SRP19 protein), with translation MEAVIWPANIDSKKTRKEGRKIPKKDAVKDPTIKEMYEAAKKLGLEPEIEKNKYYPRSWWERKGRLRIKKTKSKIEIMKKISRLIKAMR, from the coding sequence ATTGAAGCCGTCATATGGCCAGCAAACATAGATTCTAAGAAGACACGTAAAGAAGGTCGTAAAATTCCAAAAAAAGACGCAGTAAAGGATCCAACAATTAAGGAAATGTATGAAGCTGCCAAAAAACTTGGTCTTGAACCAGAAATAGAAAAAAATAAATATTATCCAAGAAGCTGGTGGGAAAGAAAAGGTAGGTTGCGCATTAAAAAAACTAAAAGTAAAATAGAAATAATGAAAAAAATTAGTAGGTTGATTAAGGCGATGAGATGA
- a CDS encoding phosphoesterase RecJ domain protein (COGs: COG0608 Single-stranded DNA-specific exonuclease~InterPro IPR017871: IPR001667: IPR003156~KEGG: mth:MTH164 single-stranded DNA exonuclease RecJ related protein~PFAM: phosphoesterase RecJ domain protein; phosphoesterase DHHA1~SPTR: O26266 Single-stranded DNA exonuclease RecJ related protein~PFAM: DHH family; DHHA1 domain) — MKSELLHKFLHAKKVIEEAENVNIYTHIDCDGICAGAILSYLMEELGKDYKIEFINIDEIDGVDMDSDLTIFSDLGSGQELEEKGKILILDHHPPIRKPKDDKNFIEINPMFYGIDGSTEISGGGLAYLLSKTFNLKELSWIGVLSAIGDMQNSIGQLRGLNRYILNDSISLKLLKVSKDLTIYGRQTRPIHIALSYFNDVKLPITNNKTECILLLKKLKIPRKDGEKWRTLSDLNGEEKKKLFIELIKMLNKEVPRKYSKYLPKLISGEVYDFLPEERYSLLRDLTEFSTAINACSRNKKFDIALKILKGERGNTLKKLEKILREHRRYLAKSVKSVRYAISQEKNLQYFIDDIKPEAIGSVANLALSYGDWRKPILGLTYVDENYVKVSLRCSRLFYFKNIHFGKLIKKISEKVGGNGGGHAVACGAYIPQDREADFIDLFDQILDNKLGVPI; from the coding sequence ATGAAATCTGAGTTACTTCATAAATTTCTACATGCAAAAAAAGTTATTGAAGAAGCAGAAAATGTAAACATATACACACATATAGATTGTGATGGAATATGCGCAGGTGCAATATTATCTTATTTAATGGAAGAATTAGGCAAAGATTATAAAATAGAATTTATTAACATTGATGAAATTGATGGAGTGGACATGGATTCTGATCTCACGATTTTTTCTGATTTGGGCTCTGGGCAAGAATTAGAAGAAAAAGGTAAAATATTAATTCTAGATCATCATCCGCCGATTCGTAAGCCAAAAGATGATAAAAATTTTATAGAAATAAACCCCATGTTTTATGGAATAGATGGGTCAACAGAAATTTCTGGGGGAGGTTTAGCATATCTATTATCTAAAACTTTTAATTTAAAGGAATTGAGCTGGATTGGGGTATTATCTGCAATTGGAGATATGCAAAATAGCATTGGTCAGCTTAGAGGATTAAATAGGTACATATTGAATGATAGTATCAGTTTAAAGTTATTAAAAGTTTCTAAAGATCTTACAATATATGGTAGGCAAACTAGGCCTATACATATTGCATTATCTTATTTTAATGATGTTAAGCTGCCAATAACTAATAATAAGACAGAATGTATTTTATTACTTAAAAAATTGAAAATACCTCGTAAAGATGGTGAAAAGTGGAGGACTCTATCTGATCTTAATGGAGAAGAAAAGAAAAAACTTTTTATAGAACTAATAAAAATGCTTAATAAAGAGGTTCCACGAAAATATTCAAAATATCTTCCAAAACTTATTAGTGGAGAAGTATATGATTTTTTACCTGAAGAAAGATATTCATTGTTAAGAGATCTAACAGAATTTTCAACTGCCATAAATGCATGTAGTAGAAATAAAAAGTTTGATATAGCGCTTAAAATTTTAAAAGGTGAAAGAGGGAACACTTTAAAGAAATTGGAAAAGATATTAAGAGAACATAGAAGGTATTTAGCAAAGAGTGTTAAATCTGTGAGATATGCTATATCACAAGAAAAAAATTTACAATATTTCATAGATGATATAAAACCTGAGGCAATTGGTTCGGTTGCTAATTTGGCATTGTCTTATGGTGATTGGAGGAAACCAATACTTGGTCTTACATATGTAGATGAAAATTATGTAAAAGTGTCTTTACGTTGCTCTAGATTATTTTACTTTAAAAATATACATTTTGGTAAACTCATAAAGAAAATATCTGAAAAAGTTGGAGGAAATGGAGGAGGACATGCCGTAGCTTGTGGTGCATATATACCTCAAGATAGGGAAGCAGATTTCATAGATTTGTTTGATCAAATTTTAGATAACAAATTAGGAGTGCCTATATGA
- a CDS encoding uroporphyrinogen-III C-methyltransferase (COGs: COG0007 Uroporphyrinogen-III methylase~InterPro IPR000878: IPR006366: IPR003043: IPR014777: IPR 014776~KEGG: mth:MTH167 uroporphyrin-III C-methyltransferase~PFAM: Uroporphyrin-III C/tetrapyrrole (Corrin/Porphyrin) methyltransferase~SPTR: O26269 S-adenosyl-L-methionine uroporphyrinogen methyltransferase~TIGRFAM: uroporphyrin-III C-methyltransferase~PFAM: Tetrapyrrole (Corrin/Porphyrin) Methylases~TIGRFAM: uroporphyrin-III C-methyltransferase) — translation MVVYLVGAGPGDPKLITLKALEILKKADVIIYDRLVNKKILNYAKKDAKLIYVGKKSGKHYKTQEEINRILVEEGKKKKVVVRLKGGDPFVFGRGGEEILELKKENIPFKIIPGITSAIGVPTSIGLPLTHRKVSSSFTVVTGHEDPKKDEKHVKWDYKADTLVILMGVGKLKENMKKLMKYRDPKTPVCVIEKGLTPKQRIILGTIDNIYKKDNIKPPAIIIVGEVIKMFEDIILEEWDGDEE, via the coding sequence ATGGTTGTTTATTTAGTTGGAGCTGGTCCTGGAGATCCAAAACTTATAACATTAAAAGCATTGGAAATTCTAAAAAAGGCAGATGTTATCATCTATGACCGTTTAGTCAATAAAAAAATACTTAATTATGCAAAAAAAGATGCAAAACTAATTTACGTGGGTAAAAAATCTGGGAAACACTATAAAACACAAGAAGAGATAAATAGGATATTAGTGGAAGAAGGTAAGAAAAAAAAGGTTGTTGTAAGGCTTAAAGGCGGTGATCCTTTCGTATTTGGTAGAGGCGGTGAAGAAATACTTGAATTAAAGAAAGAAAATATTCCTTTTAAAATCATACCTGGCATAACCTCTGCCATAGGAGTACCTACATCCATAGGATTACCATTGACACATCGTAAAGTTTCAAGTTCTTTTACGGTTGTAACAGGCCATGAAGACCCTAAAAAAGATGAAAAACATGTTAAATGGGATTATAAAGCAGATACATTAGTTATACTTATGGGTGTTGGAAAATTAAAAGAAAACATGAAAAAATTAATGAAATATAGAGATCCAAAGACTCCAGTTTGTGTAATAGAGAAAGGATTAACTCCTAAACAAAGAATAATCCTAGGTACAATAGATAATATCTACAAAAAAGATAATATTAAACCCCCCGCAATAATAATAGTAGGTGAAGTTATTAAAATGTTTGAGGACATAATTTTGGAGGAATGGGATGGAGATGAAGAATAA
- a CDS encoding Uroporphyrinogen III synthase HEM4 (COGs: COG1587 Uroporphyrinogen-III synthase~InterPro IPR003754~KEGG: mth:MTH166 uroporphyrinogen III synthase~PFAM: Uroporphyrinogen III synthase HEM4~SPTR: O26268 Putative uroporphyrinogen-III synthase~PFAM: Uroporphyrinogen-III synthase HemD) gives MEMKNKIIAVTRPKDRAQEAVDIIEKHGGKALVVPTLELKKLCTESLMKICKIADKLDWVIFTSPFAVDALLECCPQFPKKLNKNAKIAVIGPKTKKTVIEKGLKVDVEPPEYVTESLIETLKNYDMKDKNVAIPRTKAARKTLIKSLEEMGANVYVAEAYKSTLPKDVSKIKKLINKIINNEIDAITFTSPLTVKNLFKVAGNKKDEVIKVLSSKKVLAAAIGPITANTLFEYAIVPIIPHKYTVREMILEIFREFRRMED, from the coding sequence ATGGAGATGAAGAATAAAATTATTGCCGTCACTAGACCTAAAGATAGAGCTCAGGAAGCTGTTGATATTATTGAAAAGCATGGTGGCAAGGCATTAGTTGTGCCTACTTTAGAATTAAAAAAGCTTTGTACAGAATCACTCATGAAAATTTGTAAAATTGCTGATAAACTTGATTGGGTAATTTTCACTTCTCCTTTTGCAGTGGATGCACTTCTGGAATGTTGTCCTCAATTCCCTAAAAAATTAAATAAAAATGCAAAAATAGCGGTTATAGGTCCAAAAACAAAAAAAACAGTTATTGAAAAAGGCTTAAAAGTAGATGTTGAACCACCAGAATATGTTACTGAAAGTCTTATAGAAACTCTCAAAAATTATGATATGAAAGATAAAAACGTTGCTATACCGCGCACTAAAGCAGCAAGAAAAACATTGATTAAATCATTGGAAGAAATGGGAGCAAATGTTTATGTTGCAGAAGCTTATAAATCAACTCTACCTAAAGATGTTTCCAAGATAAAAAAGTTAATAAATAAAATAATAAACAATGAAATAGATGCAATAACTTTTACAAGTCCATTAACAGTTAAAAACTTATTTAAAGTTGCAGGAAATAAAAAAGATGAAGTCATAAAAGTTTTATCTAGTAAAAAGGTTTTAGCTGCTGCAATAGGACCCATAACAGCTAATACATTATTTGAATATGCGATAGTACCTATAATTCCTCATAAATATACAGTGCGTGAAATGATATTAGAAATATTTAGGGAATTCAGGAGGATGGAAGATTGA
- a CDS encoding phosphoribosylformylglycinamidine synthase subunit I (COGs: COG0047 Phosphoribosylformylglycinamidine (FGAM) synthase glutamine amidotransferase domain~InterPro IPR017926: IPR010075~KEGG: mth:MTH168 phosphoribosylformylglycinamidine synthase I~PRIAM: Phosphoribosylformylglycinamidine synthase~SPTR: O26270 Phosphoribosylformylglycinamidine synthase 1~TIGRFAM: phosphoribosylformylglycinamidine synthase I~PFAM: Glutamine amidotransferase class-I~TIGRFAM: phosphoribosylformylglycinamidine synthase I): MRIGIIRFPGSNCDRDVYHAVKLAGGKPEYIRWDQRDISHLDAAIIPGGFSYGDYLRAGAIASVTPVIDGIKELVKDEKPVLGICNGAQILAEASLVPGVFTINKNVKFICRWTELKVKTTRTPFTHLYSKNEIIKMPIAHAEGRYYVKDVDELYKNDQVVLKFHKENLNGSIDSITGVCDKSGLVCAIMPHPERASESILGSEDGIKFFRGIVEW, encoded by the coding sequence ATGAGGATTGGAATAATTAGATTCCCAGGATCTAATTGTGATAGAGATGTTTATCATGCAGTAAAACTTGCTGGTGGAAAGCCAGAGTATATACGATGGGACCAAAGAGATATATCTCATTTAGATGCTGCTATAATACCTGGTGGTTTTTCATATGGTGATTATTTAAGGGCAGGTGCTATAGCATCCGTAACTCCTGTAATAGATGGTATTAAAGAATTGGTAAAAGATGAAAAACCAGTTTTAGGAATTTGTAATGGTGCTCAAATACTTGCAGAAGCATCACTGGTACCGGGAGTTTTTACAATCAATAAAAATGTTAAATTTATTTGCAGATGGACAGAACTTAAGGTTAAGACAACAAGAACTCCTTTCACACACCTTTATTCTAAAAATGAAATAATTAAAATGCCAATTGCACATGCTGAGGGTAGATATTACGTTAAAGATGTTGATGAGCTTTATAAAAATGACCAAGTAGTTTTAAAATTTCATAAAGAAAATTTGAATGGCTCTATAGATTCAATAACTGGTGTATGTGATAAAAGTGGGTTAGTTTGTGCAATAATGCCTCATCCTGAAAGAGCATCGGAATCTATTTTAGGTTCAGAAGATGGGATTAAATTTTTTAGGGGTATTGTAGAGTGGTAA
- a CDS encoding phosphoribosylformylglycinamidine synthase, purS (COGs: COG1828 Phosphoribosylformylglycinamidine (FGAM) synthase PurS component~InterPro IPR003850~KEGG: msi:Msm_1548 phosphoribosylformylglycinamidine (FGAM) synthase, PurS~PFAM: phosphoribosylformylglycinamidine synthetase PurS~SPTR: A5UNH5 Phosphoribosylformylglycinamidine (FGAM) synthase, PurS~TIGRFAM: phosphoribosylformylglycinamidine synthase, purS~PFAM: Phosphoribosylformylglycinamidine (FGAM) synthase~TIGRFAM: phosphoribosylformylglycinamidine synthase, purS protein) codes for MKYRVKIKIKLKKGMLDPEALAIKKGLSLLGYDVENTRTANLIYFEMNGKDKKSVVDSVEDMCKRLLCNPVIHDYKIDVKRIS; via the coding sequence ATGAAATATAGGGTAAAAATTAAAATAAAGCTAAAGAAGGGAATGTTAGATCCTGAAGCTTTGGCAATAAAAAAAGGATTATCCCTCTTAGGTTACGACGTGGAAAATACAAGGACTGCAAATCTAATATATTTCGAAATGAATGGAAAAGATAAGAAAAGTGTAGTAGATAGTGTGGAAGATATGTGCAAAAGATTGTTATGTAATCCAGTTATTCATGATTATAAAATAGATGTGAAGCGGATATCATGA